The Variovorax sp. PMC12 genome segment GCAGCGCTGACGGGCTACTTCTTCGGCGGCCGGGCCGCATGCACGGTGACGTGCTTGTTGACCGGGCTCGACAGCACCAGCGACGTGGTCACCGCGCCGTCGACCGCCAGCGCGTCGACCACGCGCTCCAGGTCCGCCGGCTCCGCGATCGCGCAGCGCACGATGAAGCAGTCTTCCCCTGTGACGCGGTCGGCGCTCAGCACTTCGGGCATGGCCTCGAACAGCTTCAGGTAGCGGGCGATGCCCGCATGCGTGGTCTCGATGCGAATGATGGCCTGCAGGCCCACGCCCAGCGCGCGCAGGTTGACGCGCGCGCCGTAGCCTTCGATCACGCCCGCTTCCTCCAGTTTGCGCACCCGCTCGCTCATGGCCGGCTGCGACAGGCCGATGCGCTTGCCCAGCGCGGCCAGGCTCTGCCGTGCATCGGCCTGCAGCGCTTCGAGGATCAGCCGGTCTTTCTTGTCGATGTTCATGTGCGTGTCGGGGAAGGTTGCGCCGCCGATGATCGATCGGTCCGAGGCGGCGATTTTCGATGGATTGCACTTCGCCGCGAGAAGCGTGCCGGGTAACGTGGCGGACCATCTTTTCCAGGAGAACCCATGCAACTCGTCGGCATGCTCGACTC includes the following:
- a CDS encoding Lrp/AsnC family transcriptional regulator, with translation MNIDKKDRLILEALQADARQSLAALGKRIGLSQPAMSERVRKLEEAGVIEGYGARVNLRALGVGLQAIIRIETTHAGIARYLKLFEAMPEVLSADRVTGEDCFIVRCAIAEPADLERVVDALAVDGAVTTSLVLSSPVNKHVTVHAARPPKK